One Chloroflexota bacterium genomic region harbors:
- a CDS encoding cytochrome c-type biogenesis CcmF C-terminal domain-containing protein: MLAGIGHGAVVIGLTVSLFAAAASVLAARSGDIGLATAGRRAVYVTCGLSAIACGVMVVALLGHDFSILYVARNNATTTPPFYSFISLWAALEGSILFWTLLLTGWSSLLLYRYRSAHPALMPWAAAGLAVVAAFFFAVMTWAGDPFVSVTPVSAEGNGPNALLQNHPFMGLHPPLLYLGYTGLAIPFALTVAALVTRRLDAQWLTLVRRWTLVPWIFLTAGIVAGAWWSYEVLGWGGYWAWDPVENAALLPWLTATAFIHSAMVAERGRSLRTWTVILVTTTFVLTLLGTFLTRSGVIESVHSFTQSAIGAWFLAGVLAALMVGAGLVVWRVGDLAGTGPPPALVSRESAFLLNNLLFAGLAFAVLFGTLYPLVAEALSGERLSVGAPWFDRVSAPFFAALLFLAGVGPALPWGAASWRTLRDRFVIPALVGLAFTTLGAVAGLRGAAALLTLGLAGFSGAALLREVVRAARGRGRSSGEGWIRAAWGVATRNRRRYGGYLAHLGVLVAAVAVAVSASGSIQATAVLTPGQSASLAGYTVTHRQLVREPLAADPRVFETRAELDVSGPQAGMVRPALRDYPNSVAAIATPTVMTSVGEDFYLTLLAYDPDTGAVTLRLFVNPLVAWIWVGGAVVVLGAGFAIWPGRRAAATRTGS, translated from the coding sequence ATGCTGGCCGGTATCGGTCACGGGGCGGTCGTCATCGGCCTGACGGTCAGCCTGTTCGCCGCCGCCGCCTCGGTCCTCGCCGCGCGCAGCGGCGACATCGGTCTGGCGACCGCCGGACGGCGGGCGGTGTATGTCACGTGCGGCCTTTCAGCGATTGCCTGCGGGGTCATGGTGGTGGCGCTGCTGGGGCACGACTTCTCGATCCTGTACGTGGCCCGCAACAACGCCACCACCACCCCGCCGTTCTACTCGTTCATCTCGCTGTGGGCCGCCCTGGAGGGCAGCATCCTGTTCTGGACCCTCCTCCTCACCGGCTGGTCCAGCCTGCTGCTGTACCGATACCGATCCGCCCACCCCGCCCTGATGCCCTGGGCCGCGGCCGGCCTGGCGGTCGTGGCCGCCTTCTTCTTCGCCGTCATGACCTGGGCTGGTGACCCGTTCGTCTCGGTCACCCCGGTCTCGGCCGAGGGCAACGGGCCCAACGCGCTGCTCCAGAACCACCCCTTCATGGGCCTGCATCCGCCGCTCCTGTACCTGGGCTACACGGGGCTGGCGATCCCGTTCGCGCTGACCGTCGCGGCACTGGTCACGCGGCGGCTGGACGCGCAGTGGCTGACCCTGGTCAGGCGCTGGACGCTGGTGCCGTGGATCTTTCTGACGGCCGGCATCGTGGCCGGGGCGTGGTGGAGCTACGAGGTCCTGGGATGGGGCGGCTACTGGGCCTGGGACCCGGTCGAGAACGCGGCCCTCCTGCCGTGGCTGACGGCCACCGCCTTCATCCACTCGGCCATGGTCGCCGAACGAGGTCGCTCCCTCCGGACGTGGACCGTGATCCTGGTCACCACCACGTTCGTGCTGACCCTGCTGGGCACGTTCTTGACGCGATCGGGCGTCATCGAATCGGTCCACTCGTTCACCCAGTCCGCGATCGGGGCCTGGTTCCTGGCCGGCGTCCTCGCGGCGCTGATGGTCGGCGCTGGGCTCGTCGTATGGCGCGTCGGGGACCTGGCGGGGACTGGCCCCCCTCCGGCGCTGGTGAGCCGCGAGTCGGCGTTCCTGCTCAACAACCTGCTGTTCGCGGGGCTGGCGTTCGCGGTCCTGTTTGGGACCCTCTATCCGCTGGTGGCCGAAGCGCTGAGCGGGGAGCGGCTCAGCGTCGGGGCGCCGTGGTTCGACCGGGTCAGTGCCCCATTCTTCGCCGCGCTCCTGTTCCTGGCCGGCGTTGGGCCGGCGCTTCCCTGGGGCGCGGCCAGCTGGCGCACGCTGCGGGATCGGTTCGTGATCCCGGCCCTGGTAGGACTGGCGTTCACTACCCTCGGGGCGGTAGCCGGTCTGCGGGGAGCGGCGGCCTTGCTGACGCTGGGGCTGGCCGGGTTCTCCGGGGCCGCCCTGCTGCGCGAGGTGGTTCGGGCCGCCCGCGGTCGCGGCCGGTCGAGTGGGGAGGGCTGGATCCGCGCCGCCTGGGGCGTGGCCACCCGCAACCGGCGTCGGTACGGTGGCTACCTGGCCCACCTGGGCGTACTGGTGGCGGCAGTCGCCGTCGCCGTCAGCGCCTCCGGGTCGATCCAGGCCACCGCAGTGCTGACCCCCGGGCAGTCGGCGAGCCTGGCCGGTTACACGGTGACCCATCGGCAGCTGGTCCGTGAGCCCCTGGCCGCCGATCCCCGGGTGTTCGAGACGCGAGCCGAGTTGGACGTCAGCGGACCACAGGCGGGCATGGTCCGGCCAGCCCTGCGCGACTATCCGAATTCGGTGGCGGCCATCGCCACCCCGACCGTGATGACGTCGGTCGGGGAGGACTTCTACCTGACCCTGTTGGCGTACGACCCCGACACCGGGGCGGTGACTCTGCGCCTGTTCGTCAACCCGCTCGTGGCCTGGATATGGGTCGGCGGGGCGGTGGTGGTGCTGGGCGCCGGCTTCGCGATCTGGCCGGGCCGCCGGGCGGCGGCGACGAGGACGGGGTCCTGA
- a CDS encoding cytochrome c maturation protein CcmE, protein MSVSTPLPPPIRRRGWGPWLVGAGVAAIIGWLAFSGVGNALVYYLTPTELAARGEAAIGQSVRLGGLVLPDSVSGSATDLTFVLTDGETEITVHSSVAPTSSFREGAGAVVEGVLSPDGVFEAEEVLVKHDENYVAPTQGQLPAR, encoded by the coding sequence ATGAGCGTCTCCACCCCGCTCCCGCCCCCCATCCGGCGCCGCGGATGGGGCCCGTGGCTGGTGGGCGCTGGGGTGGCGGCGATCATCGGCTGGCTGGCGTTCAGCGGGGTGGGCAACGCGCTCGTCTACTACCTGACCCCGACCGAGCTGGCAGCCCGCGGGGAGGCGGCCATCGGTCAGTCCGTTCGCCTGGGTGGCCTGGTGCTGCCGGATAGCGTCTCCGGGTCCGCCACTGACCTGACCTTCGTGCTGACCGACGGCGAGACCGAGATCACCGTTCACTCGAGCGTGGCGCCCACGAGCTCGTTCCGCGAGGGCGCGGGGGCGGTGGTGGAGGGAGTCCTGAGTCCCGATGGCGTGTTCGAGGCCGAAGAGGTCCTGGTCAAGCACGATGAGAATTACGTGGCCCCCACCCAGGGCCAGCTGCCGGCGCGCTGA
- the ccsA gene encoding cytochrome c biogenesis protein CcsA, translating into MATRVLGIGALVAVAGATAFALFGVPADLNQGEAQRIMYIHVASAWLAYLSFGVTAAASVWWLVRRDPRADAAALAGAAVGVLFTAATIWAGMMWGRPVWGTFWQWEDPRLTTTALLLALYVGYLLIRRLTDEPARRATRAAVVGIVAAIDIPIVHFSVVWWRGLHQGPTFMSPDTILNPPAPGQFVAALLLMLGAFSLAWLWLMVNRYRLARLDWEGEESARRGRLPGLAAAVPAPRP; encoded by the coding sequence GTGGCCACGCGGGTACTGGGGATCGGCGCGCTGGTGGCCGTGGCGGGGGCAACCGCGTTCGCCCTGTTTGGCGTGCCGGCCGACCTGAACCAGGGCGAGGCGCAGCGAATCATGTACATCCATGTCGCGTCGGCCTGGCTGGCGTACCTGTCCTTCGGGGTCACGGCCGCGGCATCGGTCTGGTGGCTCGTCCGACGGGATCCGCGCGCTGACGCGGCTGCCCTGGCCGGGGCCGCGGTCGGCGTCCTGTTCACGGCGGCCACCATCTGGGCCGGCATGATGTGGGGCCGCCCTGTCTGGGGCACCTTCTGGCAGTGGGAGGACCCGCGGCTCACGACGACCGCCCTGCTGCTGGCCCTGTACGTGGGCTACCTGCTGATTCGGCGGCTGACCGATGAGCCGGCCCGGCGCGCCACGCGGGCTGCGGTGGTGGGCATCGTCGCCGCCATCGACATCCCCATCGTCCATTTCAGCGTGGTGTGGTGGCGCGGCCTGCACCAGGGCCCGACGTTCATGTCGCCCGACACGATCCTCAATCCACCTGCGCCGGGGCAGTTCGTGGCCGCGCTGCTGCTTATGCTCGGGGCGTTCAGCCTGGCATGGCTGTGGCTGATGGTGAACCGATATCGGCTGGCGCGACTGGACTGGGAAGGCGAGGAATCTGCGCGCCGCGGTCGACTGCCCGGCCTGGCGGCCGCCGTCCCGGCGCCCCGCCCATGA
- a CDS encoding heme exporter protein CcmB, which produces MSAVARHLAVARAIAAKDLRAELRGRQAVTSTLFLAALTLLIFGFALGPDHARLAAAGPGLLWLAVILSGVLAVGRLHQLEMEDGAFELLALYPVPRAAVYLGKALGGLAAMLALGALVLPLTVILYALDVASSLPGLVLVIGLGALGFAAIGTLYAGLTVRLRAREVLLPLLLLPVVAPLLLAAVSATASLLAGDPLGELSAWLQLLIGYDLAMLLAGGLTYGLALEE; this is translated from the coding sequence GTGAGCGCGGTAGCTCGTCACCTGGCCGTCGCGCGGGCGATAGCCGCCAAGGATCTGCGCGCCGAGCTCCGCGGTCGCCAGGCGGTGACCTCCACCCTGTTCTTGGCCGCCTTGACCTTGCTCATCTTCGGCTTTGCGCTCGGCCCCGACCACGCCCGCCTGGCGGCCGCCGGTCCGGGGCTCCTATGGCTGGCCGTGATCCTGAGCGGGGTGCTGGCCGTGGGCCGGCTGCATCAGCTGGAGATGGAGGATGGCGCGTTCGAGCTGCTGGCCTTGTACCCGGTCCCCCGGGCTGCCGTCTACCTGGGCAAGGCGCTGGGCGGCCTGGCGGCCATGCTGGCCCTGGGCGCCCTGGTGCTGCCGCTGACGGTCATCCTGTATGCGCTCGACGTGGCTTCGTCACTTCCCGGGCTGGTGCTGGTCATCGGCCTCGGAGCGCTGGGGTTCGCGGCCATCGGGACCCTGTATGCGGGGCTGACGGTCCGCCTGCGCGCCCGCGAGGTGCTGCTGCCGCTCCTCCTCCTTCCGGTCGTCGCCCCGCTCCTGTTGGCCGCGGTCAGCGCCACCGCCAGCCTGCTGGCCGGGGACCCCCTTGGGGAGCTGAGCGCCTGGTTGCAGCTCCTGATCGGTTACGACCTGGCCATGCTCCTGGCGGGCGGCCTGACGTACGGCCTGGCGCTCGAGGAGTAA
- the ccmA gene encoding heme ABC exporter ATP-binding protein CcmA: MPPTTIHVRPTGVPDETTPAVETHDLARLFRRSPALAGVTLRVEAGRAVTVLGPNGAGKTTLLRILATALRPSFGMAAVDGIDVAQRPEEIRPRVAFLPHATGLYDDLTAAENLRFAAQLMGLPGPDRAGRVGAALERVGLTRDRDTRVTAFSAGMRRRLALGRLLLGHPRLVLLDEPYAALDAPGMALVDELLDEWRAAGATVLVATHADERLAARVDGWLRLVDGLLVEVGGEGASGEVMTGGALQPWSGALPEGSRP; encoded by the coding sequence ATGCCGCCGACCACGATTCACGTTCGCCCGACGGGGGTCCCTGACGAGACCACACCGGCGGTAGAAACGCATGACCTGGCCCGTCTCTTTCGCCGCAGTCCGGCCCTGGCCGGCGTCACGCTGCGGGTGGAGGCCGGCCGCGCCGTCACCGTCCTGGGACCCAACGGCGCCGGCAAGACGACCCTGCTGCGCATCCTGGCCACCGCACTCCGGCCCTCGTTCGGGATGGCCGCCGTGGACGGCATCGACGTTGCCCAACGGCCCGAGGAGATCCGCCCCCGGGTGGCGTTCCTGCCCCATGCCACGGGCTTGTATGACGATCTCACCGCAGCCGAGAACCTCCGATTCGCCGCCCAGCTGATGGGGCTCCCCGGGCCCGACCGCGCGGGCCGGGTGGGCGCCGCGCTCGAGCGAGTGGGCCTGACACGCGACCGCGACACCCGCGTCACAGCCTTCTCGGCCGGCATGCGCCGTCGACTGGCGCTGGGGCGTCTTTTGCTGGGCCACCCGCGCCTCGTCCTGCTGGATGAGCCGTACGCGGCCCTCGATGCCCCGGGGATGGCCCTGGTGGACGAGCTCCTGGACGAGTGGCGGGCGGCAGGTGCCACCGTCCTGGTCGCAACCCACGCGGACGAGCGCCTGGCCGCTCGCGTGGACGGCTGGCTGCGCCTGGTGGATGGGCTGCTGGTGGAGGTCGGGGGCGAGGGCGCCAGTGGCGAAGTCATGACGGGTGGCGCTCTGCAGCCATGGAGCGGGGCGCTGCCGGAGGGATCTCGTCCGTGA
- a CDS encoding plastocyanin/azurin family copper-binding protein encodes MFSSRSVPGSRHLPGATWVAIAVLALAACSPSASASSTAESAAASAEPPAESAAASTAASPSEPAVGGDTTVTISGNSFGGDFTISAGSTVTFVNNDSVGHTVTNGENGVAAADALFDEPLADGGTFEFTFDTPGVYQVTCKIHSTMNLTITVQ; translated from the coding sequence ATGTTCAGTTCACGCTCCGTTCCGGGGTCCCGACATCTGCCCGGGGCGACCTGGGTCGCCATCGCCGTGCTCGCCTTGGCCGCATGCAGCCCGTCAGCCAGTGCCTCGAGCACGGCCGAGAGCGCCGCTGCGAGCGCCGAGCCCCCGGCCGAGAGCGCCGCGGCCAGTACTGCTGCAAGCCCGTCCGAGCCGGCCGTTGGCGGAGATACCACCGTCACCATCTCCGGTAACTCGTTCGGCGGCGACTTCACGATTTCCGCCGGCTCGACCGTGACGTTCGTCAACAACGACAGTGTCGGCCATACCGTGACGAACGGGGAGAACGGCGTGGCGGCAGCAGACGCCCTCTTCGACGAGCCGCTGGCGGACGGCGGGACGTTCGAATTCACGTTCGACACGCCCGGGGTCTACCAGGTGACCTGCAAGATCCACTCGACCATGAACCTCACCATCACGGTCCAGTAA
- a CDS encoding helix-turn-helix domain-containing protein codes for MDAGLHAPLPAPHGRAERRALASRGESAATAALTVLGQKWVLRIIHALGERTQRFCELQDALGGANSATLSQRLKLLEDEGLISRRVVSSVPPWVEYSLTPKGRDLHEALAPIDRWADRWATLA; via the coding sequence ATGGACGCTGGCCTGCACGCGCCGCTCCCCGCGCCTCACGGTCGCGCGGAACGCCGCGCCCTGGCAAGCCGCGGGGAGTCCGCCGCCACCGCCGCTCTGACCGTGCTCGGTCAGAAGTGGGTCCTGCGCATCATTCACGCCCTCGGCGAACGGACCCAGCGCTTCTGTGAGCTGCAGGACGCGCTGGGCGGCGCCAACTCGGCCACCCTGTCGCAGCGGCTCAAGCTCCTCGAAGACGAAGGCCTCATCTCGCGCCGCGTGGTGTCCTCTGTCCCGCCCTGGGTGGAGTACTCCCTGACCCCCAAAGGCCGCGATCTGCATGAGGCCCTGGCCCCCATCGACCGCTGGGCGGACCGATGGGCCACCCTCGCCTGA
- a CDS encoding GAF domain-containing protein — MSHPVAETAPGEHIDALALVRDTIAAADGPAEAGQRAVEILYERFPSYDWVGIYWVDSSGAELVLGPWTGPEATEHTRIPIGTGICGAAAASGQTEIIDDVNLDPRYLACFTTTRSEIVVPIHHEGKVVGEIDIDSSDPAAFGPPDARFLEEVAALLAALRPRQDEQPA; from the coding sequence ATGAGCCATCCGGTCGCCGAGACGGCGCCCGGCGAGCATATCGACGCCCTGGCATTGGTCCGGGACACGATCGCCGCAGCGGACGGGCCCGCCGAAGCAGGCCAACGGGCGGTCGAGATCCTGTACGAGCGCTTCCCCAGCTACGACTGGGTCGGCATCTACTGGGTCGACTCGTCGGGGGCGGAGCTGGTCCTTGGTCCGTGGACCGGCCCCGAGGCGACCGAGCACACCCGCATCCCGATCGGAACCGGAATCTGCGGTGCGGCGGCGGCCTCGGGCCAGACCGAGATCATCGACGACGTCAACCTCGATCCGCGCTACCTGGCCTGCTTCACGACCACCCGATCGGAGATCGTGGTGCCCATCCACCACGAGGGAAAGGTCGTGGGCGAAATCGACATCGACAGCTCCGATCCGGCAGCCTTCGGCCCGCCGGATGCACGCTTCCTGGAGGAGGTGGCGGCCCTGTTGGCGGCGCTGCGCCCGCGCCAGGACGAGCAGCCCGCCTGA
- a CDS encoding transketolase codes for MTAVQPAGTDRLLAESESQFPNWELLREVIDECIDLSLNYRQSGHPGGSRSKVHLLVALMLSGAMRWDLRRPWLPFADRFVLAAGHTVPLIYATLAVLNETLRARHERDPRPEFAFPDDGRWALTWEDLLLLRRRGGLPGHAEMEGKTLFLKWNTGPSGHGSPPSAGEAVALKLAGCEEVKVFVVEGEGGLTPGASHETRNSAWGLGLNNLVYLVDWNDYGIDDPAISSVVPGTPQSWFEAYHWRVAGTMDGSEWGPVTRVVLEAARGDNPDRVPSVAWIRTRKGRGYGKYDNKSHGTPWPMNAPEFWAVRHEFMERHGVTYAGVDEPAPADVDERTAQARHNLELAISVLRRHTEVVDAVSDRLVEVADLVPDQLPGFNLGGRGAEIFDDPRFTDVAAYPAAMWKAPGEKVANRAALGSWGAWVNSIAKAEYDRPLFIACSADLAESTNIAGFAKGWEDLPGWGWYQRDSNLRGALLPQQITEFTNAGVTVGLASVNLADDPMTAFNGFWGACSTYGSFSYLKYGPMRLFSQLAQDCQLKVGKVIWVAGHSGPETAEDSRTHFGIFETGVTQLFPEGHVIDLHPWEHNEVPVVLAAALAQPVPIVALHLTRPAVEIPDRAALGMASHFEAARGAYLVRDADPDRPRAGTVYVQGTATTANVIKVLPEIDRLNLNVRIVACISPQLFRLQDAAYRDQICSEADRLDGMAITNRAYKLLHDWVTGPIGETYSLSSDWDNRWRTGGTVEEVIDEAHLGPGHIIDGITRYANERPQRHARLQKLTAGLDGDA; via the coding sequence ATGACCGCCGTCCAGCCGGCCGGCACGGATCGCCTGCTGGCCGAGTCCGAGAGCCAGTTCCCGAATTGGGAGCTGCTGCGCGAGGTCATCGACGAGTGCATCGACCTGTCGTTGAACTATCGCCAGAGCGGCCACCCCGGCGGCTCACGCTCCAAGGTCCACCTGCTGGTGGCGCTGATGCTGTCCGGCGCCATGCGCTGGGACCTCCGCCGCCCCTGGCTACCGTTCGCGGACCGGTTCGTGCTGGCGGCGGGGCACACGGTGCCGCTCATCTACGCCACCCTGGCCGTGCTCAACGAGACCCTCCGCGCCCGCCACGAGCGTGACCCGCGACCGGAGTTCGCGTTCCCCGATGACGGGCGCTGGGCGCTGACCTGGGAGGACCTGCTCCTGCTGCGCCGTCGGGGCGGCCTGCCCGGGCACGCCGAGATGGAGGGGAAGACCCTATTCCTGAAGTGGAACACCGGTCCGTCGGGCCATGGGTCACCGCCGTCGGCCGGCGAGGCGGTGGCGCTCAAGCTTGCAGGCTGCGAGGAGGTCAAGGTCTTCGTGGTCGAGGGTGAGGGTGGATTGACCCCCGGCGCGAGCCACGAGACGCGCAACTCGGCATGGGGGCTCGGCCTGAACAACCTGGTGTACCTGGTCGACTGGAACGACTACGGGATCGACGATCCGGCCATCTCGTCCGTTGTGCCCGGCACCCCCCAGAGCTGGTTCGAGGCCTACCACTGGCGAGTGGCCGGGACCATGGACGGGTCGGAATGGGGGCCGGTGACGCGGGTCGTGCTGGAGGCGGCCCGCGGCGACAACCCGGACCGCGTGCCGTCGGTGGCCTGGATCCGTACCCGGAAGGGCCGCGGCTACGGAAAGTACGACAACAAGAGCCATGGCACGCCCTGGCCCATGAACGCCCCCGAGTTCTGGGCCGTGCGCCACGAGTTCATGGAGCGCCACGGGGTGACCTACGCCGGCGTCGACGAGCCCGCGCCCGCCGATGTGGACGAGCGAACCGCGCAGGCGCGCCACAACCTGGAGCTGGCGATCTCGGTCCTGCGCCGCCACACCGAGGTCGTGGACGCCGTCAGCGATCGGTTGGTGGAGGTGGCGGATCTGGTGCCGGATCAGCTCCCCGGCTTCAACCTGGGTGGGCGCGGAGCTGAGATCTTCGACGATCCACGCTTCACCGACGTCGCCGCCTATCCCGCCGCGATGTGGAAAGCGCCCGGCGAGAAGGTTGCCAACCGGGCCGCCCTCGGATCCTGGGGAGCCTGGGTCAACTCGATCGCCAAGGCCGAGTACGACCGCCCGCTGTTCATCGCCTGCTCGGCGGACCTCGCGGAGTCGACGAACATCGCCGGCTTCGCCAAGGGCTGGGAGGATCTCCCTGGCTGGGGCTGGTACCAACGGGATTCCAACCTCCGCGGCGCGCTGCTGCCCCAGCAGATCACCGAGTTCACGAACGCCGGGGTGACGGTCGGGCTGGCCTCCGTCAACTTGGCTGATGACCCGATGACGGCCTTCAATGGCTTTTGGGGCGCATGCTCCACGTACGGGTCGTTCTCGTACCTCAAGTACGGGCCCATGCGGCTCTTTTCACAGCTCGCCCAGGACTGCCAGCTCAAGGTGGGCAAGGTGATCTGGGTGGCCGGCCACTCGGGCCCCGAGACCGCCGAGGACTCGCGGACCCACTTCGGCATCTTCGAAACGGGGGTCACGCAGCTGTTCCCCGAGGGGCATGTCATCGACCTCCACCCGTGGGAGCACAACGAAGTGCCGGTGGTGCTGGCTGCGGCGCTGGCCCAGCCGGTCCCCATCGTGGCACTCCACCTGACCCGCCCCGCGGTCGAGATCCCCGACCGCGCCGCGCTGGGCATGGCCTCGCACTTCGAAGCGGCTCGCGGCGCGTACCTCGTCCGGGATGCGGACCCAGACCGCCCGCGCGCCGGCACGGTCTACGTCCAGGGCACTGCCACCACGGCCAACGTGATCAAGGTCCTGCCCGAGATCGACCGGCTCAACCTCAACGTGCGGATCGTGGCCTGCATCAGCCCCCAACTGTTCCGTCTCCAGGATGCGGCGTACCGCGATCAGATCTGCTCCGAGGCCGATCGTCTCGACGGCATGGCCATCACCAACCGCGCCTACAAGCTCCTGCACGATTGGGTGACGGGGCCGATCGGGGAGACGTATTCCCTGTCCTCCGACTGGGACAACCGCTGGCGGACCGGCGGCACGGTCGAGGAGGTCATCGACGAGGCGCACCTGGGGCCCGGGCACATCATCGACGGCATCACTCGCTATGCGAACGAGCGCCCGCAGCGTCATGCTCGACTCCAGAAGCTGACCGCCGGCCTGGATGGCGATGCCTGA
- a CDS encoding pyridoxal phosphate-dependent aminotransferase translates to MKLAERMSRIGTETAFEAAARARALEATGRSVIHLEIGEPDFDTPRHIKAAAVRGLLDEGMTHYTAAEGIAPLREAIADDVRRWKGIEATPDQVIVTPGAKPIMFYAMLAVVDEGDEVIYPNPGFPIYESMAEYVGGVAVAAPLREEREFRMDVEEVASLVTPRTRLLVINSPHNPTGSVMTSDDVRAVADIANRHDLVVLADEIYGRLQYEGEPLSIATLPGMAERTITLDGFSKTFAMTGWRLGYGIVPAWLAPTFSRLVINSVSCTNAFAQAGAIAALTGPQDAADAMREEFIARRTLMVDGLNAVPGVSCVMPHGAFYVFPNLGSFGRSSTDIATHLLYDAGVCGLAGTAFGRHGEGFLRFSYANSRDNILEAVDRIGDSLGRLERTGDLVTSSAG, encoded by the coding sequence GTGAAGCTGGCTGAGCGGATGTCCCGCATCGGGACCGAGACCGCGTTCGAGGCCGCCGCCCGCGCGCGAGCGCTGGAGGCAACCGGGCGGAGCGTGATTCATCTCGAGATCGGTGAGCCGGACTTCGATACCCCGCGCCACATCAAGGCCGCGGCTGTGCGCGGCCTGCTGGACGAGGGGATGACCCATTACACCGCAGCCGAGGGCATCGCCCCGCTCCGGGAGGCGATTGCGGACGACGTCAGGCGCTGGAAGGGGATCGAGGCCACGCCCGACCAGGTGATCGTGACCCCCGGCGCCAAGCCGATCATGTTCTACGCCATGCTGGCCGTGGTCGACGAAGGCGACGAGGTCATCTACCCCAACCCCGGCTTCCCGATTTACGAGAGCATGGCCGAGTACGTGGGCGGAGTGGCGGTGGCGGCGCCCCTGCGCGAGGAACGCGAGTTCCGGATGGACGTCGAGGAGGTGGCCAGCCTGGTCACCCCGCGGACCCGTCTATTGGTTATCAACAGCCCGCACAACCCGACCGGCTCGGTGATGACCTCCGATGACGTGCGGGCGGTGGCCGACATCGCCAATCGGCACGACCTGGTGGTCCTGGCCGATGAGATCTACGGCCGGCTCCAGTACGAGGGCGAGCCGCTGTCGATCGCCACCCTGCCCGGCATGGCGGAGCGAACGATCACCCTGGACGGGTTCTCCAAGACGTTCGCCATGACCGGCTGGCGGCTCGGATACGGGATCGTGCCCGCCTGGCTGGCGCCGACCTTCAGCCGGCTGGTGATCAACTCGGTCAGCTGCACCAACGCCTTCGCCCAGGCCGGGGCGATCGCGGCCCTGACCGGACCCCAGGACGCCGCCGACGCCATGCGCGAAGAATTCATCGCCCGGCGGACCCTGATGGTTGACGGACTGAACGCCGTCCCCGGCGTCAGCTGCGTCATGCCGCACGGCGCGTTCTACGTCTTTCCCAACCTCGGCTCGTTCGGTCGCTCGAGCACCGATATCGCGACCCACCTGTTGTATGACGCGGGCGTCTGCGGGCTGGCGGGGACGGCCTTCGGCCGTCATGGGGAGGGATTTCTCCGCTTCAGCTACGCCAATAGCCGGGACAACATCCTCGAAGCCGTGGACCGCATCGGCGACTCCCTGGGGCGCCTGGAGCGGACCGGCGACCTCGTCACGTCCAGCGCCGGATGA
- the erpA gene encoding iron-sulfur cluster insertion protein ErpA, with amino-acid sequence MTLSETTPQVTSTTELLVSLTDAAAAKVTELRAREGKAEAALRLFVKSGGCSGFSYGLAFDDSRADDDRVELHGGVPIVIDAYSAQYVDGAEIDYVDSLMGSGFAINNPNAVSSCSCGSSFNTDGSPAKAGGCH; translated from the coding sequence ATGACGCTCTCCGAGACGACCCCTCAGGTCACCTCCACCACCGAACTGCTCGTCAGCCTTACCGATGCGGCTGCCGCCAAGGTCACCGAGCTCAGGGCCCGCGAGGGCAAAGCGGAGGCCGCGCTGCGCCTGTTCGTGAAGAGCGGCGGCTGTTCAGGGTTCAGCTATGGGCTGGCCTTTGACGACTCCCGGGCCGATGACGACCGGGTGGAGCTCCACGGCGGAGTCCCGATCGTGATCGATGCCTACAGCGCCCAGTACGTGGACGGCGCCGAGATCGACTACGTCGACTCGCTGATGGGATCCGGCTTCGCCATCAACAACCCGAACGCGGTGAGCAGCTGCTCCTGCGGCTCGTCGTTCAACACCGATGGCTCGCCGGCCAAGGCCGGGGGCTGCCACTAG